One Helianthus annuus cultivar XRQ/B chromosome 12, HanXRQr2.0-SUNRISE, whole genome shotgun sequence genomic region harbors:
- the LOC110892899 gene encoding nodulin homeobox-like, with product MQLFFDICCMFFPLSSRTKKVNMVSKEVDEQPCREEMSPQLDLTLAVKELHALSSKDLGELIRDAEDGIVKYVKQDGSSLEISVEILARHLVKYIMEHLIPSKVNEENFKHMLSGLRLLHTLCDIACHHSTLAQVLVEDTSVQDEILNSIFRIIDFLSQSGEKISGSSRMVLLYSALLSSSMYLLKALISSEWQDITNDLLAHSKVDEFTTTAFIALCVVINSLQAKLPDQHIDSRMRSNANDVYCLYHLCESSLQFLQSACKQMVFRERLVKNKDLCGEGVVLQLVQSTLKLSQCEDRYLTNVVYWLKSKALSIMLLLCEAESTSFFEMASSTTQSKELVKTTIFETEVLTRVFLQPQKEFLSTWCSNDHEPIEEENVMDFDSISAAGQVLGLISKSHVQHSTWNNSQGSPTPYAYQRTSLLVKILADLSEEENARFVSDFLECLQTEASKLPGGAAERTAAASRNLFYLLNHAESLTPAYLNAQDVLVLRWFVSQLEQPLAAKESDIHRAMEVHNRARCPSPTHQSLSPIVDDRSGNDDESVPVTMARVQVDYLACNENGENQLSEDTTQLWLSNRRGKLVRAAAKAARVHYDEDNALPEKETGSGPDPNSPDDLLDEDYDPSPSTSQLTHRKHRRRSVSRTKDTVVIPEKCFKFKVGQHVILTDDKGEEVAKGTIHLVKGVWSGKDLEESSSCVVDVEELKVPANKQPPHPTDAGTAFSEARPCEIRMLWKSSELVLIQQQLP from the exons ATGCAG TTGTTTTTTGATATTTGTTGTATGTTCTTCCCTCTCAGTTCTCGTACTAAAAAAGTAAACATGGTGTCTAAGGAGGTGGATGAACAACCATGCAGGGAGGAGATGTCACCC CAACTTGATTTGACATTAGCCGTCAAAGAGCTTCATGCTTTAAGTTCTAAGGATCTTGGCGAACTAATAAGAGATGCCGAAGATGGTATTGTTAAATATGTTAAACAAGATGGATCATCTTTAGAG ATAAGTGTGGAAATCCTAGCAAGGCATCTTGTCAAGTACATAATGGAACATCTTATACCATCTAAAGTAAATGAGGAGAATTTCAAACATATGTTAAGTGGTTTAAGATTATTGCATACCTTGTGTGATATTGCATGTCACCATTCAACACTTGCGCAG GTTTTGGTTGAAGATACGAGTGTACAGGATGAGATACTTAATTCGATATTTCGCATTATTGATTTTCTTAGCCAGTCAGGAGAG AAAATTAGTGGTTCAAGCCGAATGGTCCTTTTGTACTCAGCATTGTTGTCTAGTAGTATGTATCTACTTAAAGCGTTGATTTCTTCCGAGTGGCAAGACATCACAAATGATCTACTTGCACATTCTAAG GTTGATGAATTCACAACAACAGCTTTTATCGCGCTCTGTGTGGTTATTAATTCTCTTCAAGCGAAGCTGCCAGATCAGCATATTGACTCTCGCATGAGGTCAAATGCTAATGACGTCTACTGTCTCTACCATCTTTGTGAATCTTCTCTGCAGTTTCTTCAATCAGCATGCAAACAGATGGTATTTCGGGAACGCCTTGTTAAGAACAag GATCTATGTGGAGAAGGTGTTGTTCTTCAGTTAGTTCAAAGCACCTTGAAACTGTCGCAATGCGAAGATCGGTATCTTACGAATGTGGTTTATTGGCTTAAATCAAAAGCTTTATCAATT ATGCTACTTCTTTGTGAAGCAGAAAGCACATCTTTCTTCGAAATGGCTTCTAGCACCACTCAAAGCAAGGAGTTAGTTAAGACAACTATTTTTGAG ACAGAAGTTTTGACCAGAGTGTTTCTACAACCTCAAAAAGAATTCTTGTCTACTTGGTGTTCCAATGACCATGAGCCCATTGAAGAGGAGAATGTTATGGATTTTGATTCCATATCAGCAGCTGGACAGGTGCTGGGTTTGATATCTAAGTCACATGTCCAACATTCTACATGGAATAACTCTCAGGGTTCTCCAACTCCTTATGCATATCAGAGAACATCTTTACTCGTCAAAATTCTAGCTGATTTAAGTGAAG AAGAAAATGCTCGCTTTGTGAGTGATTTTCTGGAGTGCTTGCAAACGGAAGCTTCTAAGTTACCTGGTGGTGCTGCCGAAAGAACAGCTGCCGCTAGCAGAAACCTAT TTTACTTACTAAATCATGCCGAATCTTTGACTCCTGCTTACCTAAATGCACAAGATGTGCTTGTCCTCAG GTGGTTCGTTAGTCAACTGGAGCAACCACTTGCAGCTAAAGAATCCGATATCCACAGAGCTATg GAGGTTCACAATAGAGCACGATGCCCATCTCCGACACATCAAAGCCTATCTCCTATTGTGGATGACCGAAGTGGTAACGATGATGAGAGCGTACCAGTAACTATGGCTAGAGTCCAAGTTGACTATTTGGCTTGCAATGAAAATGGCGAAAATCAGTTGAGTGAAGATACTACTCAACTGTG GTTAAGTAACCGTAGGGGCAAACTAGTACGTGCAGCTGCTAAGGCTGCTCGCGTACATTATGATGAGGACAACGCTTTGCCTGAAAAAGAAACTGGGTCAGGGCCAGACCCAAATTCACCGGATGATCTTTTGGATGAAGATTATGACCCGTCTCCATCTACATCCCAACTGACCCACCGGAAACATCGCAGGAGATCAGTTTCAAGAACCAAAGATACGGTTGTGATCCCTGAAAAGTGTTTTAAATTCAAGGTTGGACAACATGTTATACTTACAGATGATAAAGGAGAAGAGGTGGCAAAAGGAACCATACATCTAGTCAAAGGTGTATGGTCTGGAAAAGATTTGGAGGAATCAAGTTCGTGTGTGGTAGATGTTGAAGAACTCAAGGTGCCGGCTAACAAGCAACCGCCACACCCAACTGATGCGGGTACCGCATTTTCTGAGGCTCGACCTTGTGAAATAAGAATGTTGTGGAAATCCAGCGAACTTGTCTTGATCCAGCAGCAGTTGCCTTGA